The genomic stretch taaaaagaaaagattaagatgggcaaaagaacacagacactggactttttctttgcaactctgcctaggtcagcatcccagagtcgcctcttcactgttgacgttgagactggtgttttgcgggtactatttaatgaagctgctagttgaggacctgtgaggcgtccggttctcaaactagacactaatgtatttgtcctcttgctcagttgtgcaccggggcctccctactcctctttctattctggtttgagccagtttgcgctgttctgtgaagggagtagtacacagcgttgtacgagatcttcagtttcttggcaatttcttgcatggaatagccttcatttctcagaacaagaatagactgacgagtttcagaagaaagttatttgtttctggccattttgatcctgtaatcgaacccacaatttctgatgctccagatactcaactagtctcaagaaggccagttttattgcttctttaatcagcacaacagttttcagctctgCTAAcatataattgcaaaagggttttctaatgatcaattagccttttaaaatgataaacttggattagcaaacacaacgtgccattggaacacaggactgatggttgctgataattggcctctgtacgcctatgtagatattccataaaataatcagacgtttccagctacaatagccatttacaacattaacaatgtctacactgtatttctgatcaatttgatgttattttaatggacaaaatatttgcttttctttcgaaaacaaggacatttctaagtgaccccaaacttttgaacggtagtgtatgtgtgagtgagcatTGTGAGTGTCAGTGTTGTGGATGTGTGTTTCTCACCATGCAGACGATGGGCTCCAGCAGCTTGTCGCTAGGCACATCCATCCAGGTTAATTCTATGGCAGCTGGGTCCCCAGGTGAACACGGGGTCAGAAGGTCATCCACCATCAATTGACTGTTGGCACGGGATGGCCCTCGCACCTTGAGTAccataacaaacaaacaaactatcTTAAATCTCCTCAGTAGTAGAGAAAGAGATACACCTTTAGTGTGTTGTACAAGAGTCAACTGCAAAAGAGTTCCTACATCAtgggcaatgttccctctaagctgcgcgcgGATACGCAATAGCCCAAGACTGCCACGCAGagcgcagaagaaatatcagcccattgagagaagcatgagattgaacttcactcaactttctagagttttccctgttagttaccactatcaacgtttccctttactgtgggaattgtgatcgaatcaacgcaatattagccactttcaatgcaacataccgaaacaaactatgcaagagattttgttgtaggatTCTGTTGTGCACGACACATACTCTACACAGACTGTGTAGCCAATCAGagttgcagtaggcctatatgcaaatagaccattgtcaTATATGGATATGTGGTTTTACTttaaactggactgtgtttacagttgtggtcgtgagtagatgcgcttgttttgagatcaaagtgagagctgcatgtagccacgtgtgcacattttgttcatatcctttgctagttagtgagttattagtccagttatagatcatttgtagtcagtaaTAGGcaagtgattgcttcctacaagagcacaaacgtatacatttctagacatctttgaaaagctagtcaggtaaagagcttttctttttgtcttaaaggggcagtgctgTATTTTGAGTCAGGCTTGAATAAGCAAAGTAGCCAATAGGAAGAGGGtggcataatttgtctgattctctataataatggtatgggaataataatgcattttattttgtcaaGTGGTAGCTTGCATCAAACaataacattttcagtcacctccttgtctgaaggacaagtggataaacaggttaatgtcaaaccCTGCATGTTTTTTCTCTCCAAAAGTCTCaatgaatgtaggcctacattgaacaccacacattggctgctactgtaggctggatgatagaacagctattatGGGACAAATTtactccattgtttttgatggtaggccactctgctaggcctacattatgatcaaatagccacagtagcctacttcgCCACtcttaaaactgtaacttaaagcaggtACAGCCTCAATGTTCATAGTAAacgcgcgctggaagttgcacagaattttcacaaagttcaagtttgcacacagcagacctgaaatttgctcagtgcggCCATTTTGTTGAGGGAACATTGATCATGGGTATAAATTACCTTTTTGAAGTGTGTGGCTGACTGCACTTTCCTGACAGGCTGCATGAGGGCATCTCGTACGATGACGCTGATGTCAGCCCCGGAGTAGCCTTCTGTCTTTTTGGCAAGCTGACGCAGGTCTGCGTCACTCAGGCTGTGGGGTGTGTTGCCCAGGTGCAGCCGGAACATCTGGGACCTGGCGGGCTCCTCTGGGAGAGGGATGTAGATACGCTTCTCAAACCTGAAGGTGACATAATTCTGATGAGAATGCTTGATGATGACTATTGTATCCATTAGGAAATTATTTTTGCTTGAACAATACAACACAAAACATTTCCCATTTTGGGTGTTTATCTACTGTTGTACAAACAATTCAAGAAAAATCCAGGGCTGGTCTTCCACTCAATGGAATCTACATTAATAGGTACAGACAGTTTAATCAAATATTCAGTCTTTATCATTACTTTTGTGAATCTGTTAAAACAACAAACATACTGTATGACCCATCCCAACTTGTCCCTTTATTGACTACTGACCTTCTCCGGATGGCAGCATCCAGAACCCAGGGAATGTTAGTGGCCCCAAGGGTGAGGATTCCATCGTTGTTGTTGCCCACACCTGTCAATCAGAGAGGAGGAATGAAGACTATGTAAGCCTGTTGCTTATATAGAACATGTTACGCATTGAATCGGAAAGGTCAAGTCAACTGATGCAGTAGACTTAAGTTAAGTCCTCTTTGATGGGGTGTTTGTTTGATCTGAAGTGTAAAAGGTGTCTTGGCAGAAAGTGGGGAGTGGGTGTAGACTGTAGACTAAATTCTCACCTTGCATCTGTACCAGGAACTCGGTCTTAATCCGCCGGGCTGCCTCACTCTCATTCTCATTCCTGGAGCCACAGAGCGAGTCCACCTCGTCAATAAAGATGATGGAGGGCTTGTGCTGGCGGGCAAGATCAAACAGGTTCTTCACCAGTCTgacggatggagagagaaagataggcaCAAACATTCAACAGGATACATAAGTATCAGTGACAAAAAATTTTTTGTCCAATCAGGTGTGGATGCATAATTGAGATTTACACAAACAGTAGAATTACAAATTAGAAATTATGTCTCACTTCTCACTCTCTCCAAGCCACTTGGACATGAGGTCTGATGATGACACAGAGAAGAAGGTGGAGTTGTTGGCTTCTGTGGCTACTGCTTTGGCCAGGTAAGACTTTCCTGTCCCAGGTGGTCCAAAGAGAAGAATCCCTCTCCATGGAGTGCGTTTGCCTGCAACCAGAGACACATTGAAGCATAATGAACAAATAGAcagaaaacacatacagtattaTATCATTATGGCGACACATCCATGCAGAAGATAGCGAGagagtatacagtgccttcagaaagtattcagaccccttgactttttccacattttgttacagctttattcaaaaatttattaaaaaaaaattccccctcaatctacacacaatacccaataatgacaaagcaaaaactgtttgaaatttttgcaaatttattaaacataaaaaaacggaaatataacatttacataagtattcagaccctttactcagtactttattgaagcacctttggcagcgattacagcatcgagccttcttgggtatgacgctacaagtttggcacacctgtatttggagagtttctcccattcatctctgcagatcctctcaagctctgtcgggttggatggggagcgttgctgcacagctattttcaggtctctccagagatgttcaatcaggttcaagtccgggctctggctgggccactcagtgacattcagagacttgtcccgaagccactcctgcgttgtctttgctgtgtgcttagggtcgttgtcctgttggacggtgaaccttcaccccagtctgaggtcctgagctctctggagcaggttttcatcaagggtctctctgtactttgctccgttcatctttccctcgatcctgactagtctcccaatccctgccgctgaaaaacatccccacagcatgatgctgccaccaccatgcttcaccgtagggatggtgccaggtttcctccagatgtgaagcttggcattcaggccaaagagatcaatcttggtttcatcagaccagagaatcttgtttctcatggtctgagagtctttaggtgccttttggcaaacgccaagcggactgtcatgtgccttttactgaagagtggcttccgtctggccactctaccataaaggcctgattggtggagtgctgcagagatagttgtccttctagaaggttctcccatcttgacagaggaactctagagctctgtcagagtgacaatcgggttcttggtcacctacctgaccaaggccattctcacCCGATTgaccagtttggccgggcgaccagctctaggacgagtcttggtggttcccaacttcttccatttaagaatgatggaggccactgtgtccttggggaccttcaatgctgcagacattttttggtacccttccccagatctgtgcctcgacacaatcctgtctccctcgacctcatggcttggtttttgctctgacatgcactgtcaaccgtgggcccttatatagacaggtgtgtgcctttccaaatcatgtccaatcaattgtatttaccacaggtggactccaatcaagttgtagaaacatctcaaggttgatcaatggaaacaggatgcacctgagctcaatttcgagtctcagagcaaagattctgaatacttatgtaaataaggtatttctgtttttaatttttaatacatttgcaaaaatttcaaaaaaactgttttcgctttgtcattatggggtattgtgtgtagattgctgagatttttttttattcaatccattttagaaagcggctgtaacgtaacaaaatgtggaaaaagtcaaggggtctgaatactttccgaaggcactgtatatgtgagAAATAAAAGGCAGACTAACCTGTGAAGAGGTGAGGGAATTTAATTGGCAGGATTACAGCTTCCTTCAGGGCCTCCTTAGCTCCCTCCAGTCCAGCTACATCGTTCCACCGGACATTGGGCTTTTCCATTACAATGGCACCTGTACCAGGACATGGATCAGTTTAGCATCCAAGTTAATTTCCTTCATGAACATGACACACAGTTTAGACAGCTGGTGTGTGAAAGAGGAGACACACTCACCCATCAGTTGCTCCTGCAGTTTCTTTCTCTCTGGGTTTTCACcctcactgtcactgtcactccTAGAAGGAATGTGTACATGTGAAACAAACTATTTGGTGCCAGTGACTATGTGGCCCTTGTTATTGTCTGCAATGCATGCATACACAGTGTTTGTTGTCTGTTTAGCAAAGTGTTATTTCCTAGGTATGCTTGTGTTAATGTAGGCCAGTGTCTGTGTGAACAGATGTGTGACGTCAACATACTTATCATTACTCTGTGCTTCCTTGACAGGCTTCTTCCCTGCTTTTTCTTTGTTTTTCAAGAAATCTTTGAGTTTCTCGGCCCGGTCTAGGTACTGCATACACTTTCCACGTATGCTCTCCTTTGCCTTGTCACTGTGGGCCTCATCTGGAAGAAGAGATCAAAATACATTACTTTTTGCCTCCATAAACAACAACCTTATTTCCACTCTGCATACTTAAACAAATTGGACTGGGCCAGGAAAATATTAAATTTCACTCTCACACTTGATAGCATGCAGGAAGTACTCCACTGCATGCTGGTAAAGGCGCAAGGCCTCCTCATAGTTCTTGTTCTTGTCCTCCTCTGTGGCTTTGGTCACAAGATCAATCGCTTTCTGtgtgagggaagagaggaagggatgaaCGATAAAAAAATAGGGGAGTCCAGGTTCAGACCATGGGTCAAACCAAACAAATAAACTGTAGATTTACCTTTAAGGTTGGAATCCATATACTGTAACAGATTATAGCTGACATTTACAGACTTACTAATAACTACTAATACTAACTAGACTTGACCAGCAAACTATTTTGTTTGCAAGACATTCCATTACAAGATAGATACATGGCCTCGTAACAGTTATTTGTGCCAATGTTCAAACAAACAACAGTGGAAAATGTGGTGTTATTGTTGTAGCTACAGTATTCAGTTCAATAAAAAGTTGACTGGTAACTATTAAACAGAATGTATAATAGTGTAGCTCGTAAACTAATGGTGATAACGTCAGATATATTTTGTTGACACAAGTTAGCaagctacgttagctagctagctaatgtttttCTACCTGTAATGTTGACGTTGTCATTTCATCTCACTCTTCTACTCTTCGCCCAGCGTCTCTGATGCTAATTCAAGGTATCTTTCAAAATATGTTTGCTATATTTTCAGGAGAGAGGTTGCTGCAATAATCATGACAAAGGTAGCTTCGCTAGCCTATTTGACAGCGGGGATTCGACAGCCACGGCCCAGGCAACAGCAACAACCGTAGCTAGTGGTAACTACAGACATTCATGCAGCGTCTGCGTCACTCCTGAAAGAGAAGAAAAACAGAGGTGCTGCTGCGTAGCGGACAGGATGATGACTGAGTCAGATGTTATTTTTTTAGGAGAGGAGTGGCACCGTATTGCGAAATCTATATATTTTTAGTTTGGCTTTTCTGAACCAGCTTTCTTTCCACTGCAATGACAGACAACAAAACCATTTGTTACAGTTGGACATTAACATGTTTTATTCTTatagatatttacattttagattaTTACATTATTATCATACATTGCATATATCTTAATGCAGGCTTGGAAGTCTAAAATACTTTGCATATAACAGGTTTGCAGCAGCAGTGTTTCTCCTATGCTTTCTCTGCTAAATGATTGTGTGGAACGCAAGCTGCCACATGTAACTTTGGTTAAATAACCCTTTCTCAAAAAAAAGAAGCGTTGCTATAACAGTATACAGCTCAAAACTAACAACCAAAAGGAAAACAAAGATATGACAGTTTGTCAAACTGTGAAATGCGAATTAAGATACATTCATGGGTAAACTAAGGTGGCTATCAAGCTTGAAACGGAACAGTTCAGGTCTGTATTGATAGAAATGTCCATTATTAGAAGTAGGCCTACAGAGACTGAATTGGGATAGAGTTCAGTCATACAGTTGGCAGCATCCACTAGGCCCCACTTACAGTATCCGCTTACATACTGAGACAAGCTGTTAGGATGATCACGTGGTAGAGCAGGGTCTGAAAAAGAGCTTTAACATATgtaggacacagagacagaggtcaCATACAGCAAGAtgataaaacaaaataaaagaaTAGCATCCTATTTGTGCTAGTAAAAGCATCCAACGCTTCCTTTCACTAAATGGACATGATGAGGTACCATATTGCAGCTGAAATTGTATTTTCTCAGATATCATAGTGCTGAATGAACATCTTTGAACGTTCTTTATAGGTATATCGCTTATTTTAATTACGTACTGGGTGGAAACATTCCCCAGAACACTTAGCAGACAGCTTGTAGCTCAGTGACTTTACTGTGGATGCCTATTGACAGTAAATATCATGTTTGCATTGTGTGTATACAAAACTTCCTCAGGAAACACAGAAAAAGATGAGGTCAGAAAAAGGCAGAGAAGCTTAGGTATGACCTCATGAGCTTTAATAGAAAGCATTGGCTTAGAGCCAATGCAGAAGGGAATGATAAAGGGAAGTGGTGTTCTCAGGCAGCATGGGACAATGGTTTGGCAGTGTGACTAGCCTACTGGAGAGCAGGTTGACTTTGAGGCAGATGACAGGGGTCACTGGTGTTACACCATGGTTTTGTAAATGCTCAAAAATAGCATCACATTTTCATAGTCAAGTAATGCTAAACATAGGATATACATACAAAATAATTAACTGAAAAACAGTACAGAAATAGCATGTTAACAATATAAGAATAATACTACTTGTTGTTGAAAGCTTACTTTGCTTTAAACCTATTACCTTTTGAAAATACAGAATACTTCTACACACACTAAAAATAACATTTAACAAGGCACAGTTGGCAATCCTGATTATAACAGTCATTTTGGATAATGTGCTAGATAATCAGTTTTCGAGTAACAGGCACTCTATAAAGCCAACAGAAATGCAAAAGTATAAACCCATTCATTCTGGCAGTATGCTCTAGGCCACTCACACTCAGTTATCAACTTGGAAACCCAATTGCATGTACACATGCTCATATGAACAAACACATACTCTGTTCATCACAAAATCACTCATTCGCCTGACAAGAACAGAGTACATGCATAAAAATAGCCAAAAGTATATTGGAAGGCTGTGATGAATGATGCATagtaaaaatatgaatatttatGGGTATGTTCCCGACTCCAGCCTCTTCCCACTTCACGTCAGCAGGCCCAGACGAGTCAGTTTGGCAGACAGGAAGgaatgaagaacaaacaccatggGCTTGGGGCCAGAGTGCAGGTCAAACACCTGAAAGAATGAGACAAGATAAAACATACAAACAGTACATGAATCAATACATTCAATGGACTTTTAGACCATTGCACTCTAACAGTGATGTAGCTTACCATTTCGCCCTCTGGACCTCCAAAGTCCAGGTAGAGGTTGCGGATCCCGTCGTCTGCAGACATCTTGAGCTTCTCGAAGGGGTATCTGTAGAGCACAGCACCCCCTGCAGACTCCCCTGGCTCCCGGGTCACAGTGAAGCCCTTCTCATAGTGCAGTATGAGGCGAACGTCCTGCCTGTTCAGCATGCAacctgagagacagagggagggaagtgtgAGAACAGTACTGCACAAagtaaacgtgtgtgtgtgtgtgtgtgtaattggaaCAGTATGTATGTGCCTGTGTGAAAACGTTTATGAATATGTTTGTGTTGCAGTGGAATAGGGAAGGAAAAGACTGAACATTTCCAGCACATACTAGCAGCCAACTATTGTTCTCTATTGAGTGGAAACATTCCCCCAACTGACTAAGCTTCTTCCTTTacaacttttttttcccactggtGTTTTTGGTACATTCACTTTTTTCTGTCGCTACTTCCTGTATCACAGTGAGAAGTGAATCATGTGATTCCAAAGCTTCACTCAATAATATATGCAGATAGTTAGACAAACCAATGTTAGAAatgcagacacacatacacttacCATCattagacatacagacacacatccACTCACCAATGTTAGATATACAGACACACATCCACTCACCAATgttagacatacagacacacatccACTCACCAATgttagac from Coregonus clupeaformis isolate EN_2021a chromosome 29, ASM2061545v1, whole genome shotgun sequence encodes the following:
- the vps4a gene encoding vacuolar protein sorting-associated protein 4A yields the protein MTTSTLQKAIDLVTKATEEDKNKNYEEALRLYQHAVEYFLHAIKYEAHSDKAKESIRGKCMQYLDRAEKLKDFLKNKEKAGKKPVKEAQSNDKSDSDSEGENPERKKLQEQLMGAIVMEKPNVRWNDVAGLEGAKEALKEAVILPIKFPHLFTGKRTPWRGILLFGPPGTGKSYLAKAVATEANNSTFFSVSSSDLMSKWLGESEKLVKNLFDLARQHKPSIIFIDEVDSLCGSRNENESEAARRIKTEFLVQMQGVGNNNDGILTLGATNIPWVLDAAIRRRFEKRIYIPLPEEPARSQMFRLHLGNTPHSLSDADLRQLAKKTEGYSGADISVIVRDALMQPVRKVQSATHFKKVRGPSRANSQLMVDDLLTPCSPGDPAAIELTWMDVPSDKLLEPIVCMSDMLRSLSTTRPTVNTEDLFKVRKFTEDFGQEG